In Candidatus Sedimenticola sp. (ex Thyasira tokunagai), the following proteins share a genomic window:
- a CDS encoding DUF4124 domain-containing protein, producing the protein MLTRTLLTACIITLFQPTAAVAKNYYHWVDKEGNQVYSETPPEAGVDAETRRLAPSAPPQKLPEPKKSQYSDGKKSAYEKKKQAEVEEMVQKNCDAARHNLSLFQDQKTTLIKNPDGSYDKVTDEMRKVQGQKAEEQIKEFCKEPGK; encoded by the coding sequence ATGCTCACCCGCACCCTGCTGACAGCATGTATCATCACGCTTTTCCAGCCGACTGCGGCTGTTGCGAAAAACTACTACCACTGGGTGGATAAGGAGGGCAACCAGGTCTACTCCGAGACGCCTCCTGAGGCTGGAGTGGATGCTGAGACAAGGCGGCTTGCCCCATCAGCTCCTCCTCAGAAGCTGCCAGAGCCGAAGAAGTCGCAATATAGTGACGGTAAAAAAAGTGCTTATGAGAAGAAAAAACAGGCCGAGGTAGAAGAGATGGTGCAGAAAAACTGTGATGCCGCCAGACACAACCTCTCCCTCTTCCAGGATCAAAAAACAACACTGATAAAAAATCCAGACGGCAGCTACGACAAAGTGACTGATGAGATGAGGAAAGTACAGGGTCAAAAAGCCGAAGAGCAGATCAAGGAGTTCTGCAAAGAGCCTGGTAAATAA
- a CDS encoding PEP-CTERM sorting domain-containing protein, which produces MTAMSANAALFTPANVSLNGVGILGNTYNVTFKAYEEGFDAQSYQSLEDPGTLTFTSEGDARAAATAIETAVVTQFGNPFFLYNLGGGNSSQDPLDAYNGYRIAYQLLEDVSYNFITYTVMGGINGPFTRTPTEGDYLALASFELAEVPLPAAVWLFGSALLGFSFFRKKGVRA; this is translated from the coding sequence ATGACTGCAATGTCGGCGAATGCCGCACTCTTCACTCCGGCCAACGTGTCACTGAACGGTGTAGGCATTCTCGGGAATACCTATAACGTCACCTTCAAGGCATATGAAGAGGGCTTTGACGCGCAATCCTATCAGTCACTTGAGGATCCGGGTACTCTGACCTTCACTAGTGAGGGTGATGCGAGGGCTGCGGCAACCGCAATTGAGACAGCGGTAGTTACTCAGTTTGGAAATCCTTTTTTCCTCTATAATCTGGGTGGGGGTAACAGTAGCCAGGATCCGCTAGATGCCTACAACGGTTATCGAATTGCCTATCAACTCCTTGAAGACGTAAGCTACAATTTTATCACTTACACCGTGATGGGTGGTATCAACGGCCCATTTACAAGAACCCCGACTGAAGGTGATTATCTCGCCCTTGCATCATTTGAATTGGCAGAGGTACCGCTACCCGCAGCAGTCTGGTTGTTTGGCTCTGCCCTGCTGGGATTCAGCTTTTTCCGCAAAAAAGGCGTACGCGCCTGA
- a CDS encoding TolC family outer membrane protein — protein sequence MHFKLKWTKALVGTAGVVAALAGVSASALTLEESVQTALKSYPSIQKAQAARMAIEGDLGVANSRFRPTIDLALGYGREYSNNPTTRAIGLAANKEGRYLARQEASITLTQVLFDGYSRDSEVEKQSALLKGAGYDIRDEAETVAADVAFAYIDILRYLETLRLSEENLEVHSKILDNVKKRVDAGQSGVADLQQATARQASAKSRIAEVRLDLDKAEIAFNRLVGIEADELTKPEFAANMLPSDLDMAVQMASESSPLVERSRSEAASAKADIGNARAGNYPTVLFELRGSDNHDLDGSSGINKDMTAMVRLNMNLYRGGADKAREQAASSRHGESMAGLAQSQRQVEEEVRRAWSAMERQDEEVMGRFDQVLANGQVVDTYREEFDVGQRDLLDLLDSENELFVSRTQLVSAESSALYARYLVVASMGQLVEGLGATLPEAGQ from the coding sequence ATGCACTTCAAGCTCAAGTGGACGAAGGCGTTGGTTGGAACTGCGGGGGTCGTTGCTGCTTTGGCAGGGGTTTCTGCTTCAGCGTTGACTCTGGAAGAGTCGGTGCAGACAGCACTGAAGTCTTACCCCTCCATCCAAAAAGCTCAAGCTGCAAGGATGGCCATAGAGGGCGATCTTGGAGTGGCGAACTCCCGTTTTCGCCCTACTATAGATCTGGCTCTTGGTTACGGTAGAGAGTATTCCAATAATCCAACAACCAGAGCCATTGGTCTGGCCGCCAACAAGGAGGGGCGCTATCTTGCCCGCCAGGAGGCGTCTATTACTTTGACTCAGGTGCTGTTCGACGGCTATTCACGTGACTCAGAGGTTGAGAAGCAGAGTGCACTGCTCAAAGGCGCCGGCTACGATATCCGTGATGAAGCAGAGACTGTAGCGGCCGATGTGGCCTTTGCCTATATTGATATTCTCAGGTACCTAGAAACACTGAGGCTCTCTGAAGAGAACCTTGAGGTTCACAGTAAAATTCTCGATAACGTCAAGAAACGGGTAGATGCAGGTCAGTCGGGGGTTGCAGACCTTCAGCAGGCCACAGCTCGTCAGGCAAGCGCAAAATCCCGAATCGCGGAAGTGCGCCTTGATTTGGATAAAGCAGAAATTGCCTTCAACCGGCTGGTTGGAATCGAAGCAGATGAGCTGACCAAGCCGGAATTCGCAGCCAATATGCTTCCATCTGATCTGGATATGGCAGTTCAGATGGCATCTGAGAGTAGTCCTCTGGTGGAGCGCTCGCGTTCTGAAGCGGCTTCAGCCAAGGCGGATATAGGTAATGCTCGGGCGGGAAATTACCCCACCGTGCTGTTTGAGTTGAGGGGGAGTGATAATCACGATCTCGATGGCTCCAGTGGCATTAACAAAGATATGACGGCGATGGTTCGCCTCAATATGAACCTCTATCGCGGTGGTGCGGATAAAGCCAGAGAGCAGGCGGCAAGCAGCCGTCACGGCGAATCTATGGCGGGCCTCGCACAGTCTCAGCGGCAGGTTGAGGAAGAGGTGCGACGCGCTTGGAGTGCCATGGAGCGTCAGGATGAGGAGGTGATGGGCCGTTTTGACCAGGTTCTGGCCAATGGTCAGGTAGTCGATACCTATCGTGAAGAGTTCGATGTTGGCCAACGTGATCTTCTCGATCTGTTGGACTCTGAGAACGAGCTCTTTGTCTCTCGCACCCAACTGGTCTCGGCTGAGAGTTCCGCTCTCTATGCGCGTTATCTCGTGGTTGCCTCAATGGGACAACTGGTGGAGGGTTTGGGCGCTACACTGCCTGAGGCTGGGCAGTGA
- a CDS encoding transglutaminase-like cysteine peptidase, which produces MEARGALPLLLLLTLMQPLIAGEDTVIGNGQGRLEVVSANLQLLPQWSGLLKRLVSDRQQLAACEADIDQCASHRWIAWLGKLHSLENLAADELLEQVNSYVNGFPPKSDRDNYQLEEYWASPLEFLERSGDDEDAAVMKYFMLREQGIPASSLRITQLKDSLENRIDTVLLYSSSAGGEQVLSSRRDLLLPLSQMRYSTPVYSVNEENYWLYIDP; this is translated from the coding sequence ATGGAAGCTAGGGGCGCCCTTCCGCTGCTATTGCTGCTGACCCTGATGCAGCCGCTAATAGCTGGTGAGGATACGGTGATAGGGAATGGGCAGGGGCGCCTTGAGGTGGTCTCGGCAAATCTCCAGTTACTACCCCAGTGGAGTGGTTTGCTTAAACGACTGGTGAGCGACAGACAGCAGTTGGCGGCCTGTGAGGCCGATATAGATCAGTGCGCCTCCCATCGATGGATCGCATGGCTGGGAAAACTGCACTCACTTGAGAATCTGGCCGCCGATGAGCTGCTGGAGCAGGTAAATAGCTACGTCAATGGATTCCCTCCTAAAAGTGATAGGGATAACTATCAGCTAGAGGAGTACTGGGCATCTCCACTGGAGTTCCTGGAGAGATCGGGTGACGATGAGGACGCGGCGGTAATGAAGTACTTTATGCTGCGTGAGCAGGGTATTCCTGCCTCTTCACTTCGCATTACCCAGCTTAAAGATAGTCTGGAAAATCGCATTGATACAGTGCTGCTGTACTCCTCATCTGCAGGGGGGGAGCAGGTCCTCTCTTCGCGGAGGGATCTGCTGCTTCCTCTCTCTCAGATGCGCTATAGCACACCGGTTTATTCGGTCAATGAAGAGAACTACTGGCTCTATATCGATCCCTGA
- a CDS encoding PAS domain-containing protein, translated as MSDGIIQDETEAPSSSGFSRQSRKVMSAALILTAIVLVFLFVYAISHERARLEEGVRSQLASLVGGRLRVIDSGLENQRRREQGFVETPSLRMIAAELTSGSVTEGGRYAAAIGRFQELLNNFAVSGGLSGVLLVDAKGEVFLSSADSPALPQAAQEIVEALYRSGEEGGILFPLVSGKVGYFRATAIRSIQPAVGKNDFDVVAALVTVRVFDEWLSDHLDPGEGVSYGQAFYLLTENSVYGKGGELQQSERAAKMSFSREESLTGSDREVYTLSRNLAATGWTLSIEVSASMVDSPLFGYKLTGIVVGCLLLLLVGSGMEMLLNRQDRALQAAMAEHYKVAAERVEAQRRFLDGINAALPDLIGVKNREGRYIYVNPAMVKVLHKAKQEILGQVDRQLFSEKVTRRLSELGDSAYQQGGAVRDSEVIGMEDGERYYLFGAVPLNHSGDVGGSLIVTAKDVTELHRLQLEKEHSADNTIAALLATIEKKDPYLKGQTAFTSQLATGMGEILGLSSAQRQSLHQAALLSQIGKSFIPQELSTRSERLDSDELSEVRQHIGQAVDTLEPLGLAAGTMNALKDMYERLDGSGFPRGVSGEGVDRLGRVLGIADIITARALPRSNRNPIEAEEAVKVLQEHPSRYEPEIVNAARNYLNSVVGAEFIDQIRRENSA; from the coding sequence ATGAGTGACGGCATCATACAAGATGAAACAGAGGCTCCCTCCAGCTCAGGCTTTAGCCGGCAGAGCAGGAAGGTGATGTCGGCGGCGCTTATTCTTACCGCGATTGTCCTGGTATTTCTTTTTGTATACGCCATTTCTCATGAGAGGGCTCGCTTGGAGGAGGGGGTCAGGTCCCAGCTCGCATCTCTGGTCGGTGGCCGCCTGCGGGTAATCGATAGTGGGCTTGAAAATCAGCGAAGGCGTGAGCAAGGGTTTGTAGAGACCCCCTCTCTGCGCATGATAGCGGCAGAGCTGACCAGTGGTTCTGTTACTGAAGGGGGGCGTTATGCTGCGGCCATTGGACGTTTCCAGGAGTTGCTTAACAACTTTGCCGTCAGTGGTGGATTAAGCGGTGTCTTACTGGTGGATGCCAAGGGCGAGGTGTTCCTCTCTTCGGCGGACTCCCCTGCACTTCCTCAAGCTGCGCAGGAGATTGTGGAGGCACTCTATCGATCCGGCGAAGAGGGCGGCATATTATTTCCCTTGGTGTCGGGAAAAGTGGGGTACTTCAGAGCGACTGCCATTCGTTCAATCCAACCCGCAGTAGGGAAAAATGATTTTGACGTTGTTGCTGCACTGGTGACTGTTAGAGTCTTCGATGAGTGGCTGTCGGATCATCTTGATCCTGGAGAAGGAGTGTCATATGGCCAAGCCTTCTATCTACTGACTGAAAATTCGGTATACGGCAAAGGGGGTGAACTACAGCAGTCTGAAAGAGCTGCGAAGATGAGTTTTTCCCGTGAGGAATCGCTGACAGGAAGCGATAGGGAGGTCTACACACTCTCTCGCAATCTTGCGGCAACGGGTTGGACGCTCTCTATTGAAGTGTCCGCTTCAATGGTTGATTCGCCCCTGTTTGGCTACAAACTCACCGGAATTGTTGTGGGTTGTCTGCTTCTGCTGCTGGTCGGCAGTGGCATGGAGATGCTCCTTAATCGGCAGGATCGTGCGCTTCAGGCCGCTATGGCTGAGCACTACAAGGTGGCTGCAGAGAGAGTGGAGGCACAACGCCGTTTCCTCGATGGTATCAATGCGGCGCTGCCGGACTTGATTGGTGTGAAAAATAGGGAGGGGCGCTATATCTATGTGAATCCGGCAATGGTGAAGGTGCTGCATAAGGCAAAACAGGAGATATTGGGGCAAGTTGATCGGCAACTGTTCAGTGAAAAGGTAACCCGGCGGCTAAGTGAGTTGGGCGACTCTGCCTATCAGCAGGGAGGTGCGGTCCGGGATTCAGAAGTGATCGGTATGGAGGATGGGGAACGATACTATCTCTTTGGCGCCGTACCACTGAATCATAGCGGTGATGTGGGTGGCAGCCTGATCGTTACGGCTAAGGATGTGACGGAATTACACCGACTGCAGTTAGAAAAAGAGCACTCAGCTGATAACACCATAGCCGCTTTGCTAGCTACTATTGAGAAGAAAGACCCCTACCTCAAGGGCCAGACGGCATTTACCTCCCAGCTCGCCACAGGCATGGGTGAAATTCTTGGGCTGAGTAGTGCTCAACGCCAGTCACTGCATCAGGCCGCTCTACTGTCGCAGATAGGTAAATCGTTTATTCCCCAGGAGCTTTCAACCCGGAGTGAGCGACTTGATAGTGATGAGCTGTCTGAGGTCCGGCAGCATATCGGTCAAGCGGTGGATACACTTGAGCCTCTGGGTCTTGCTGCAGGGACAATGAATGCCCTGAAAGATATGTATGAGCGCCTGGATGGCAGTGGTTTTCCTCGGGGTGTTTCTGGTGAGGGAGTGGATAGGTTAGGTCGGGTGTTGGGTATCGCGGATATCATTACCGCACGGGCGTTGCCCCGCTCCAACCGTAATCCTATCGAGGCTGAAGAGGCGGTGAAAGTGTTGCAGGAGCACCCCAGCAGGTACGAACCCGAAATTGTTAACGCTGCCCGCAACTATCTCAACAGCGTGGTGGGTGCCGAGTTTATCGATCAGATAAGAAGAGAAAACAGCGCCTGA
- a CDS encoding trypsin-like serine protease yields MPLLLFIWIAQPLTAGKRLSPEERTIVDAASHPWSAIGRVNRAGTGHCTGVLITPSHVLTAAHCLWNPRTGQPLPVTELHFLAGYQKGSYIAHGRGKSLFISPQYNPDISDHLKRAETDWAIINLTSPLSDVKPLPLMPLNRATLQKLHKSGNKIEQAGYSRDWQYVLTRDDDCVLHGFIEGKKLLAHSCRAIGGDSGSPLIANDGKKRLVIAIHVGRAKENERELGLAVPGGVISGWKKESVTSPAQQ; encoded by the coding sequence TTGCCCCTGCTGCTTTTTATATGGATAGCTCAGCCCCTAACGGCCGGGAAGAGGCTTAGCCCTGAAGAGCGCACCATTGTTGATGCAGCTTCCCACCCCTGGAGTGCCATAGGGAGAGTCAATCGTGCGGGCACGGGGCACTGCACCGGTGTATTGATCACGCCCAGTCATGTGCTCACTGCAGCTCACTGCCTCTGGAACCCAAGAACAGGACAACCCCTTCCGGTAACAGAGCTGCACTTTCTGGCCGGTTACCAAAAAGGGAGCTATATTGCTCACGGCCGGGGAAAATCACTGTTCATCAGCCCTCAATACAACCCCGATATAAGCGATCACCTGAAGAGAGCTGAAACCGACTGGGCGATTATCAACCTCACCTCACCGCTCAGCGATGTTAAGCCACTGCCATTGATGCCCCTGAATAGGGCGACACTGCAGAAACTTCACAAAAGCGGCAATAAAATCGAGCAGGCGGGGTATAGCAGAGACTGGCAATATGTCCTCACCAGGGATGACGACTGCGTGCTCCACGGTTTTATTGAAGGAAAAAAACTATTGGCACACAGTTGCAGAGCTATTGGCGGCGATTCAGGATCACCATTGATAGCTAACGACGGCAAAAAGCGCCTAGTCATTGCTATTCACGTAGGAAGAGCTAAAGAGAATGAGCGTGAACTGGGACTAGCTGTCCCCGGCGGGGTCATAAGTGGTTGGAAAAAAGAGTCAGTCACTTCCCCAGCCCAGCAATGA
- a CDS encoding HlyD family type I secretion periplasmic adaptor subunit — MASKGRWSDADFAPDVNAAAVQGSTPKSRLMLFFIILFFAGAITWAKYAVIDEVTHADGKVVPSSRVQVIQNLEGGILKAVLVREGAVVEAGQVVLQIDDTGLSASFGEQQAKYHSLLGEIERLMAEAEEKPLEFSPKLVAGYKEIVADQRALYQNRQAELKSQLAILRRQAEQRKQEKTELYGKLDRLRSSLKIAKEEIAITEPLVEKNIVPKINLLRLRREINDLEGEVSASRLALPRVESSIREANRRIEEKVLNFKSVILRELSQRKADFSLIEESITAAKDKVVRTEVRSPVKGVVKELKIRTVGGVIRPGDDLMEIVPIEDSLRVEARIRPADVAFLHPGQEAVVKFTAYDFSIYGGLPAHVERISADTIVDERGEAFYKVIVITERNHLTRGEEVLPVIPGMVASVDVITGAKSVLNYLLKPLLKAQQKALTER, encoded by the coding sequence ATGGCTTCAAAAGGACGCTGGTCGGATGCTGATTTTGCCCCGGATGTGAATGCAGCTGCAGTTCAGGGCTCGACACCAAAATCGCGGTTGATGCTCTTTTTTATCATTCTCTTCTTTGCCGGTGCCATTACCTGGGCAAAATATGCCGTCATCGACGAGGTGACCCATGCTGACGGTAAGGTGGTTCCCTCATCCCGTGTACAGGTGATACAGAACCTTGAGGGGGGCATTCTCAAAGCGGTGTTGGTGCGTGAGGGTGCCGTTGTCGAAGCGGGCCAGGTGGTGTTGCAGATCGATGATACCGGCCTCTCCGCCAGTTTTGGTGAGCAGCAGGCAAAATACCACAGCCTGCTGGGTGAGATTGAACGGTTGATGGCGGAGGCGGAAGAGAAACCGCTGGAGTTTTCACCGAAACTGGTCGCCGGATACAAGGAGATTGTTGCCGACCAGCGAGCCCTCTATCAAAACCGTCAGGCGGAGCTGAAGTCTCAACTGGCCATTCTCAGGCGTCAGGCGGAGCAGCGGAAGCAGGAGAAGACGGAACTTTACGGCAAACTGGATCGCCTCAGAAGCAGCCTCAAAATTGCCAAAGAGGAGATTGCCATCACCGAGCCATTGGTGGAGAAGAACATCGTCCCAAAAATTAACCTGCTGCGCCTACGGCGGGAGATCAATGATCTGGAAGGGGAGGTGAGCGCCAGTCGCCTCGCCCTTCCCAGGGTGGAGTCGTCGATACGGGAGGCAAACCGCCGGATCGAAGAGAAGGTACTCAATTTCAAGTCGGTTATTCTGCGGGAGTTGTCCCAGCGCAAGGCCGATTTCTCCCTGATAGAGGAGAGCATCACCGCAGCAAAGGATAAGGTGGTGCGTACCGAGGTAAGATCGCCGGTCAAAGGTGTCGTCAAAGAGCTGAAGATTCGTACCGTCGGTGGTGTGATCAGGCCGGGTGATGACCTGATGGAGATTGTTCCCATTGAAGATAGTCTGCGAGTGGAAGCGCGTATTCGCCCGGCGGATGTGGCCTTTCTTCATCCGGGGCAGGAGGCTGTGGTCAAGTTTACCGCTTATGACTTCTCCATCTATGGCGGTCTGCCGGCTCATGTGGAACGCATCAGTGCCGACACCATAGTCGATGAGCGTGGCGAAGCCTTCTACAAGGTGATTGTGATTACCGAGCGTAACCATCTCACCCGTGGTGAAGAGGTGTTGCCGGTGATCCCTGGAATGGTAGCTTCGGTCGATGTCATTACCGGGGCAAAGAGTGTATTGAATTATCTGCTTAAGCCGCTACTCAAGGCGCAGCAAAAAGCGCTGACCGAGAGGTGA
- a CDS encoding type I secretion system permease/ATPase, which translates to MSEHPKDDDSFDDAIKELDSTADAWSLTASDVDNEAADPLLGALVMLTKHYGRPYSINALRSGLPLQENRLTPQLFVRAAARAGLNARVTARKLKKIPDMVLPVVLLLEGKDACILVKRIWKEGQELAEVIFPQAGGGVDVVPMDELQSLYAGYTIFVKPEFSFKHRMESEEVPTAASWFWGTLRSFWPTYTQVLLAAVLINSFALASPLFVMNVYDRVVPNQAEETLWVLAVGVSFVILFDFILKSLRSYFVDNAGKRADVLLSSRIFEQVLNLKLHACPPSSGAFANRLREFESLREFFGSAVVVALVDLPFIFLFLFIIYMIGGPVVLAPGLAVPLVLLTGIILQWPLRRAINKEIDQKSQKHGVILETIGALETVKALGAESRMQMDWERFVGRAAKTSLGARLISGTGINFSQMVMQLVTVGVILLGVYQIIKGEMTIGGLIACTIIAGRTMAPLGQIAGLLSRYNQAMVALKSLNEIMALPVERTPGKRFLSRTDIIGNIEFKDVTFAYPGSELAAINHASFTIKAGEKIAVIGPVGSGKTTVSRLIAGFYEPNDGSVLIDGTDLRQVDPADVRAHIGLVMQEVILFQGSIRDNIAVGAPFADDSMIIEAAKLAGVHEFVSRHPQGYDWVVGERGQALSGGQRQAVGLARALLSNPEILVMDEPTSMMDMQAEKAFMERLRTVLADKTLILITHRPTLLTLVDRIIIMGQGAVVKDESRARVMNMAQTATTQRVAKRKGRE; encoded by the coding sequence ATGTCCGAACACCCAAAAGACGATGACAGTTTCGATGATGCGATAAAGGAGCTCGACTCAACCGCAGATGCCTGGTCACTTACCGCCTCCGATGTTGATAACGAGGCGGCTGATCCCCTCCTCGGCGCACTGGTGATGTTGACCAAGCACTATGGACGGCCTTACAGCATCAACGCACTGCGCTCCGGATTGCCGTTGCAGGAGAACCGCCTCACACCTCAGCTGTTTGTCAGGGCGGCGGCAAGGGCCGGTCTCAATGCCCGGGTAACGGCGAGAAAATTAAAGAAGATCCCTGACATGGTGCTACCTGTGGTACTGCTGTTGGAGGGGAAGGATGCCTGTATCCTGGTTAAGCGCATCTGGAAAGAGGGGCAGGAACTGGCAGAAGTGATTTTTCCGCAAGCAGGCGGTGGTGTCGATGTAGTGCCGATGGATGAGCTGCAATCGCTCTATGCCGGCTACACTATTTTTGTAAAACCTGAATTTAGCTTTAAACACCGCATGGAGTCGGAGGAGGTACCTACCGCAGCCTCCTGGTTCTGGGGTACCTTACGTTCGTTCTGGCCCACCTATACTCAGGTGCTGCTGGCGGCGGTACTGATCAACTCGTTTGCCCTTGCCAGCCCTCTGTTTGTGATGAATGTCTACGACCGTGTTGTTCCGAACCAGGCGGAGGAGACGCTGTGGGTACTGGCGGTGGGCGTTTCCTTCGTCATTCTGTTCGATTTCATCCTCAAGTCGCTGCGCTCCTACTTTGTTGACAATGCCGGTAAAAGAGCCGATGTACTGCTCTCCAGCAGGATCTTTGAGCAGGTGCTCAACCTCAAACTGCACGCCTGCCCACCCTCATCTGGTGCCTTTGCCAATCGTCTCAGAGAGTTTGAGTCCTTGCGTGAGTTTTTCGGCTCCGCGGTGGTGGTGGCGCTGGTCGATCTGCCGTTTATCTTCCTCTTCCTCTTTATCATCTACATGATTGGCGGCCCGGTGGTGCTGGCGCCCGGACTGGCAGTGCCCCTGGTGCTTTTGACCGGCATTATTCTGCAGTGGCCGTTGCGGCGTGCAATAAACAAAGAGATCGATCAGAAATCACAAAAGCACGGGGTTATTCTTGAAACCATCGGCGCCCTGGAGACGGTGAAGGCGCTGGGTGCGGAGAGCCGCATGCAGATGGACTGGGAGCGGTTTGTCGGGCGGGCGGCCAAAACCAGCCTGGGTGCGCGTCTCATCTCCGGTACCGGCATTAACTTCTCCCAGATGGTGATGCAGCTGGTTACCGTTGGGGTCATCCTGCTGGGTGTCTATCAGATTATCAAGGGTGAGATGACTATAGGCGGCCTGATCGCCTGCACCATTATTGCCGGCAGGACAATGGCGCCTCTGGGGCAGATTGCCGGTCTCCTGAGTCGTTATAATCAAGCCATGGTGGCGTTGAAATCTCTGAATGAGATTATGGCGCTACCGGTGGAGCGGACACCTGGTAAACGCTTTCTCAGTCGCACGGATATTATCGGTAACATCGAGTTCAAGGATGTTACTTTCGCCTACCCCGGCTCGGAGTTGGCGGCGATCAATCACGCATCCTTCACCATTAAAGCAGGAGAAAAAATAGCCGTTATCGGGCCGGTTGGTTCCGGTAAAACCACAGTTTCACGACTGATAGCAGGCTTCTATGAGCCGAATGATGGCTCGGTGCTCATAGATGGTACCGACCTGCGCCAGGTGGACCCTGCGGATGTACGCGCTCATATTGGTTTGGTGATGCAGGAGGTGATTCTTTTTCAGGGGAGCATCAGGGACAATATCGCCGTCGGCGCACCTTTTGCTGATGACTCCATGATCATCGAGGCGGCAAAACTGGCAGGTGTTCATGAGTTTGTATCACGACACCCTCAAGGCTATGACTGGGTTGTAGGTGAGCGGGGTCAGGCGCTCTCGGGAGGGCAACGTCAGGCAGTAGGCCTTGCCAGGGCCTTGTTGTCGAACCCCGAAATTCTGGTGATGGACGAACCCACCAGCATGATGGATATGCAGGCTGAAAAGGCCTTTATGGAGCGATTGCGTACTGTGTTGGCTGATAAAACCCTTATTCTGATCACTCACCGCCCGACGCTGCTCACTCTGGTGGATAGAATTATCATCATGGGGCAGGGTGCTGTGGTTAAAGATGAGTCGCGGGCCCGTGTGATGAATATGGCACAAACTGCCACTACACAGCGTGTCGCAAAGAGAAAGGGACGGGAGTAG
- a CDS encoding MBL fold metallo-hydrolase: MEILHHGAVTGVTGSCHELVIDSSSSVLVDCGLFQGNETSRDGEAEIEFPLGRVSALLVTHCHLDHVGRIPHLIAAGFKGSIYCSEATAILLPLVLDDALRMGITRNRRLVAAFLKLIDERLRPLPYNRWSEVPLKEATSSRLEVRLQPAGHILGSAYIECRTSHGGEQRKVIFSGDLGAPYTPLLPTPKAPWSTDILVLESTYGNRLHEGRKERRRRLRQVVERCFQDRGVILIPAFSIGRTQELLYELEEIIHRFGERHAAQRLAWNELEIILDSPLAARFTEAYRKLKPYWDQEARTKVQRGRHPLAFSQLTTIDDHKSHLQMVTHLTQNAKPTIVIAGSGMCTGGRIVNYLKALLGDRRTDVLFVGYQAEGTPGKSIQNYGPGRGYVMLDGDRVDIRAGIHTLSGYSAHGDQKDLVNFVKRMRRPPSEVRLVHGDTEAKQALKQEIEKSCPKCRVVIPHG, from the coding sequence ATGGAAATTCTACATCATGGTGCTGTAACAGGTGTGACCGGCTCCTGCCACGAGTTGGTAATCGATAGCAGCAGTTCAGTGCTGGTGGACTGCGGTCTGTTCCAGGGAAATGAAACGTCCCGTGATGGTGAGGCGGAAATCGAGTTTCCTCTGGGACGGGTATCCGCTCTACTGGTCACTCATTGCCACCTCGACCATGTCGGCCGTATACCTCATCTGATCGCTGCGGGATTCAAAGGCTCCATATACTGCTCTGAAGCAACAGCCATTCTGCTGCCATTGGTACTTGATGATGCCCTGCGAATGGGCATTACCCGCAATAGAAGGCTGGTAGCAGCCTTTCTTAAATTGATCGACGAGAGGCTCAGACCCCTGCCCTACAATCGCTGGAGCGAGGTCCCCCTTAAGGAGGCAACAAGCAGCCGGCTGGAGGTGCGACTGCAACCTGCCGGCCACATTCTCGGTTCAGCCTATATCGAGTGCCGCACTTCCCACGGTGGAGAGCAGAGAAAAGTGATCTTCTCCGGTGACCTGGGGGCACCCTACACACCCCTGCTGCCGACACCCAAGGCGCCCTGGTCGACCGATATACTGGTACTTGAAAGTACCTATGGCAACCGTTTGCACGAAGGGAGAAAGGAGCGGCGGAGGCGTCTGAGACAAGTAGTAGAGCGCTGTTTTCAAGACCGTGGCGTGATTCTGATCCCCGCTTTCAGCATCGGCCGCACCCAAGAACTGCTCTATGAACTGGAGGAGATTATTCACCGTTTCGGAGAACGACATGCAGCACAGAGGTTAGCCTGGAATGAGCTGGAGATTATTCTCGACTCGCCTCTGGCCGCACGTTTTACCGAGGCCTACCGCAAACTGAAACCCTACTGGGACCAGGAAGCCCGCACCAAAGTGCAACGCGGACGCCACCCACTCGCCTTTTCCCAGCTCACCACTATTGATGATCACAAAAGCCACCTGCAGATGGTCACCCACCTCACGCAGAACGCCAAACCCACTATAGTGATTGCCGGTAGTGGCATGTGCACCGGCGGCCGTATCGTCAATTACCTGAAGGCACTGCTGGGAGACCGGAGAACAGATGTGCTGTTTGTCGGCTACCAGGCTGAAGGCACACCCGGGAAAAGCATCCAGAACTACGGCCCGGGGCGTGGGTACGTCATGCTGGACGGGGATCGAGTGGATATTCGTGCCGGCATTCATACCCTGAGCGGCTACTCCGCCCATGGAGACCAGAAGGATCTGGTTAACTTTGTGAAGCGGATGCGGCGACCGCCCTCAGAGGTTCGGCTGGTGCACGGAGATACCGAAGCCAAGCAAGCATTAAAACAGGAAATAGAAAAGAGTTGCCCTAAATGCAGAGTGGTCATCCCTCATGGTTAA